The genomic window GTAGCAAGCAGGGATTAAAAACGTACGACGGCGGCCGGTCACCTTCTTGGTGATCGGCCGCCGCGCCGCAGGTGGCCGTACGGATTGAAGTCGCTGAAGCTCACCAGGGCCTGTCAACGCGCGGACCGTCGTCAGGGCTTCTCAGGTATTCTCCGCGTTCCTGCCCTTCAGAGCGCTCGCGTTGGGCCTGCTGCGCACTCTGCTCCAGCTGTTTGAGTTGTTCCTGTGCAGGAGCGGACGGCGATTTGCCGGAGGGCTGCTGGGGTCCGCCATTGCGCGACTGGCCCTCGGCGATTTTCGCACTGAGCCGCTCCCCGGCCGCATCAAGGGCGGCGCCCTCCCCTGCGGCGTTCGCGGGACCATCAGCATGGCATTGCGGCGGCGATGCGTTCGCAGCTGCAAGCCCTTCGGCAAACAGCCGGGCTGCAGCATCGCCCTCGCCGGCAGCGTCTCCCAATTTCTCGATGCTGAGCACCAGGTTGACCCGGACTTTGCATTCGTCGTCACCCGGCCCCGCGCGCAACGCAGCCTCAAAATCAGCCCGTGCAGCAGCGAAGTCACCTGCCAGCACCTGGGCGTCCCCCGAAGCGAACAACGCCTTATGCGGCTCCACGAGGTTCGCGACCTGGAGCCATTCTGCCGCTTTCTCCACGCTGCTACCCTGGCCGGCGGCATAGGACTCGGCCGCTGCATTGCCCAAGGCGCCCAAGCTCAGCAATTTCGCCGAAACTGCGAGCGCCAAGAGGGCCGGTGGGGCGGACCACAGCGCAAGCCGGCGGCGTCGGCGTCGTCGATTGTTGTTCACCGGGTTCGCTCCTTTGGTGCGGGGCGGAGGTTCAGGAGGGCGGCGAGATGGCGCAGCGGTTCATGCAGTGCCAGCAGGAAGGCCGCGAGGGCGAGCAGCCAGTAGAGCTCCACGCGTCCGGGAGTGTCTGCGTCAGTCACGGTCAGGGCACTTGGCTGGGCTTTGCCGAGCATGTCCGATGCAGGCTCGGTGCCGGTTCGGTGTGCATAGGGGAGGTGGAGTTGTTCGGCAATGGAGTGAAGCTGCTCTTCGTCGATGCGGGAAACGGCATCCTGTGCGGTGTCGGAGCTGCGGTCCTTGAGATAGCCGGCGTCGGCGTCCGGGCTTTCCTTCATGCGGCCGCCTTGGGGGGTGCCGTACCCGAGGACTGCTCCCCCTGCTACGTTGGCTGCGTCCATGGCCGGTGGCCGTTCGGTGCTGGTGTTTTCGCCGTCGCCGGCGTAGAAGACCAGGGCGGGCCGTCCGGGGTGTTGCTCCTTTGCGGCAGCGAGCTGCTCCTTGAGCAGTTGTGCTGCACCGGTGACGCTGCTGCCTTTTGCGTAGCGGGCGTTTTGGGGTTGGAGCGTGGTCATGGCGGTCTGGAGCGCCGTGGCGTCACGGGTGAGGGGCATGCGGACGGTGGCTGTGTTGTCGAAGGTGATGAGCGAGAATTTGGCGCCGGCGAGCTCTGTGGCGATTGCCATGACGTCGCGCTGGGCACCGCTCAGGCGGGTAGCGGAGCCGTTGTAGTCTTCGGCGGCCATGCTGGTGCTGGTGTCCACCACGAAGAACACGTCCATCTCCGCTGTGGCGGTATTGGCTTGTCCCCCGGGCCAGCCCGGTCGGAGCAGGGCTAGGAGCAGGAGGACGACGGCGGCACCCCGCAAGGCGGCCGGTTTCAGGTTCCGCGCTGGTTGCTTCGGTCCCCGGCGCTCCCGCACCAGGGGCAGCAGTGTGAACACCGATACGACGGCGAGCGCCAGTACCAGCAGTGGCCACGGGATGATCGGTGCGAAGGTCATGGTTCCATCCGCCTGCCGAGCACCAGCATGCCTGTTCCTGCGAGCAGTGCAATGCCGAGGGGCCAGGCGGGAGCGTCGGCCACTACTGCCTGCGGAGCTGCAAGGTAGCTTGTGGCCTCGGATTCCTGGACTTTGTCGACGATGCCGGCCACGGCGTCAGCACTGTCTACGGTGTAGTAGGCCCCCTCTGTTCGCTCGGCTGCGGCGCGCAGTTGGGTCCCGGGTTCGTCAGCTTGCTTGCCGTAGTCGAGGTCGTTCGGGTTCATCGCGTAGACCTTCACGTTTTTGGCGACGGCCAGGGCTGCCGCTTCGTCCAGGGTGAAGATCGGTTCGCCGGAGAGGAAGTTGTCAGTGGCGAGCACTACTGAGCGTGAGCGCTGGGGATCGGCGGAGGCTGTGTCCTCGGGGAAGCTCTGCACACAGGAGGCGAGGCCGTCTCCGATCAAGGAAGAACCGGCGCCGTTCCAGGTGCCGTCGAAGAAGGATCCTGCCCCGCTGTCCAGGGCTTCCCGCGCTTCGGAAAGTTGCTGGGCTGCGTAGTCGTAGTCGTCCGTGAGGGGAAAGAGTTGGACGCTGCTGCTGTCGAAGATCACCATGCCGATCCTCTCGCCGTCGAATTCCTTGGCGAGTTCCTGGAAGACCTTGGCGATTGCGGCGTCGGTGCTGGTCATGGATCCGGACACGTCCAGGCAGAGCACGATGTCCCTGTTCCGGATTTCCGGAACCTCGGTGGTGCGCGTGAGGGGTCTCGCGGCCGCTGTAGCCGTGGCGCCGAGGAACACCGCTCCGAGTATGACTGCACACAGCAGCCGCCTCCTGTGCCTGCGGAGCGCGTCCTGATACTCAGGGAGGGCCGTCAGCCGGTCACCGTGTGCGATGGGCCGGGTTTGTGGAGTACGACGACGATGGTGCAGCCAGGCGCTGATGACCACTGCTGCGGCGGCAAGGGGAAGCATCCACCAGTAGCTTAGTTCCATCCGGACACCACCTGCCGTGCAACCGCTGCTGAGTGCTGTACGGGGTGGACCGGGACACGGGCAAATTCGTTGGGATAGATTCCTGCTATCCCTTCGGCCAGTCGATCAAGCCCTTGGTGGCGCAGCTC from Arthrobacter sp. StoSoilB20 includes these protein-coding regions:
- a CDS encoding VWA domain-containing protein, which encodes MTFAPIIPWPLLVLALAVVSVFTLLPLVRERRGPKQPARNLKPAALRGAAVVLLLLALLRPGWPGGQANTATAEMDVFFVVDTSTSMAAEDYNGSATRLSGAQRDVMAIATELAGAKFSLITFDNTATVRMPLTRDATALQTAMTTLQPQNARYAKGSSVTGAAQLLKEQLAAAKEQHPGRPALVFYAGDGENTSTERPPAMDAANVAGGAVLGYGTPQGGRMKESPDADAGYLKDRSSDTAQDAVSRIDEEQLHSIAEQLHLPYAHRTGTEPASDMLGKAQPSALTVTDADTPGRVELYWLLALAAFLLALHEPLRHLAALLNLRPAPKERTR
- a CDS encoding vWA domain-containing protein, which translates into the protein MELSYWWMLPLAAAAVVISAWLHHRRRTPQTRPIAHGDRLTALPEYQDALRRHRRRLLCAVILGAVFLGATATAAARPLTRTTEVPEIRNRDIVLCLDVSGSMTSTDAAIAKVFQELAKEFDGERIGMVIFDSSSVQLFPLTDDYDYAAQQLSEAREALDSGAGSFFDGTWNGAGSSLIGDGLASCVQSFPEDTASADPQRSRSVVLATDNFLSGEPIFTLDEAAALAVAKNVKVYAMNPNDLDYGKQADEPGTQLRAAAERTEGAYYTVDSADAVAGIVDKVQESEATSYLAAPQAVVADAPAWPLGIALLAGTGMLVLGRRMEP